The Pan troglodytes isolate AG18354 chromosome 7, NHGRI_mPanTro3-v2.0_pri, whole genome shotgun sequence genome has a window encoding:
- the SCARA3 gene encoding scavenger receptor class A member 3 isoform X2: MKVRSAGGDGDALCVTEEDLAGDDEDMPTFPCTQKGRPGPRCSRCQKNLSLHTSVRILYLFLALLLVAVAVLASLVFRKVDSLSEDISLTQSIYDKKLVLMQKNLQGLDPKALNNCSFCHEAGQLGPEIRKLQEELEGIQKLLLAQEVQLDQTLQAQEVLSTTSRQISQEMGSCSFSIHQVNQSLGLFLAQVRGWQATTAGLDLSLKDLTQECYDVKAAVHQINFTVGQTSEWIHGIQRKTDEETLTLQKIVTDWQNYTRLFSGLRTTSTKTGEAVKNIQATLGASSQRISQNSESMHDLVLQVMGLQLQLDNISSFLDDHEENMHDLQYHTHYAQNRTVERFESLEGRMASHEIEIGTIFTNINATDNHVHSMLKYLDDVRLSCTLGFHTHAEELYYLNKSVSIMLGTTDLLRERFSLLSARLDLNVRNLSMIMEEMKAVDTQHGEILRNVTILRGNRNLDLQEGVESSRNALNDILLSGCTTVYLSIPL, translated from the exons TGAGGTCGGCCGGCGGCGATGGAGATGCCTTGTGCGTTACAGAAGAGGACCTGGCGGGTGACGACGAGGACATGCCGACCTTCCCATGCACCCAGAAGG GCCGGCCAGGGCCCCGCTGCAGCCGCTGCCAGAAGAACCTATCTTTGCACACATCAGTGCGGATTCTTTACCTCTTCCTGGCCCTGCTCCTGGTGGCCGTGGCTGTGTTGGCCTCTCTGG TTTTCAGAAAAGTGGACTCTCTCTCCGAAGACATCTCCTTGACCCAGTCTATTTATGACAAGAAGCTTGTGTTAATGCAGAAAAATCTCCAGGGCCTGG ATCCAAAAGCCCTGAACAACTGCTCTTTCTGCCATGAAGCTGGGCAGCTGGGGCCAGAGATCCGAAAActgcaggaggagctggaggGAATTCAGAAGCTGCTTCTGGCCCAGGAGGTGCAGCTGGACCAGACCTTGCAGGCCCAGGAGGTGCTCTCCACCACCAGCAGGCAAATCTCCCAGGAGATGGGCAGTTGCTCCTTCTCCATCCACCAGGTTAACCAGTCTCTGGGGCTCTTCCTGGCCCAGGTGAGAGGCTGGCaggccaccacagctggcctggACCTCTCTCTGAAGGACCTCACCCAGGAGTGCTacgatgtcaaggctgcagtgcaccaGATCAACTTCACCGTGGGGCAGACTTCCGAGTGGATCCACGGGATCCAGCGGAAGACAGACGAGGAGACCCTGACCCTCCAGAAGATTGTCACCGACTGGCAGAACTACACACGGCTCTTCAGCGGCCTGCGCACCACCTCCACCAAGACTGGAGAGGCGGTCAAGAACATCCAGGCCACCCTGGGGGCCTCCTCACAGCGCATCAGCCAGAACTCAGAGAGCATGCACGACCTGGTACTCCAGGTCATGGGCTTGCAGCTGCAGCTGGATAACATCTCGTCCTTCCTGGACGACCACGAAGAGAACATGCATGATCTTCAGTACCACACCCACTATGCCCAGAACCGCACCGTGGAGAGGTTTGAGTCTCTGGAAGGACGCATGGCTTCTCACGAGATTGAAATTGGCACCATCTTCACCAACATCAATGCCACTGACAACCACGTGCACAGCATGCTCAAGTACCTGGATGACGTGCGGCTCTCCTGCACGCTGGGCTTTCACACCCATGCCGAGGAGCTCTACTACCTGAACAAGTCTGTCTCCATCATGCTGGGCACCACAGACCTGCTCCGGGAGCGCTTCAGCCTGCTCAGTGCCCGGCTGGACCTCAACGTCCGGAACCTCTCCATGATCATGGAGGAGATGAAGGCGGTGGACACGCAGCATGGAGAAATCCTTCGCAATGTCACCATCCTACGAG
- the SCARA3 gene encoding scavenger receptor class A member 3 isoform X3, with product MKVRSAGGDGDALCVTEEDLAGDDEDMPTFPCTQKGRPGPRCSRCQKNLSLHTSVRILYLFLALLLVAVAVLASLVFRKVDSLSEDISLTQSIYDKKLVLMQKNLQGLDPKALNNCSFCHEAGQLGPEIRKLQEELEGIQKLLLAQEVQLDQTLQAQEVLSTTSRQISQEMGSCSFSIHQVNQSLGLFLAQVRGWQATTAGLDLSLKDLTQECYDVKAAVHQINFTVGQTSEWIHGIQRKTDEETLTLQKIVTDWQNYTRLFSGLRTTSTKTGEAVKNIQATLGASSQRISQNSESMHDLVLQVMGLQLQLDNISSFLDDHEENMHDLQYHTHYAQNRTVERFESLEGRMASHEIEIGTIFTNINATDNHVHSMLKYLDDVRLSCTLGFHTHAEELYYLNKSVSIMLGTTDLLRERFSLLSARLDLNVRNLSMIMEEMKAVDTQHGEILRNVTILRGHTLFSHNWI from the exons TGAGGTCGGCCGGCGGCGATGGAGATGCCTTGTGCGTTACAGAAGAGGACCTGGCGGGTGACGACGAGGACATGCCGACCTTCCCATGCACCCAGAAGG GCCGGCCAGGGCCCCGCTGCAGCCGCTGCCAGAAGAACCTATCTTTGCACACATCAGTGCGGATTCTTTACCTCTTCCTGGCCCTGCTCCTGGTGGCCGTGGCTGTGTTGGCCTCTCTGG TTTTCAGAAAAGTGGACTCTCTCTCCGAAGACATCTCCTTGACCCAGTCTATTTATGACAAGAAGCTTGTGTTAATGCAGAAAAATCTCCAGGGCCTGG ATCCAAAAGCCCTGAACAACTGCTCTTTCTGCCATGAAGCTGGGCAGCTGGGGCCAGAGATCCGAAAActgcaggaggagctggaggGAATTCAGAAGCTGCTTCTGGCCCAGGAGGTGCAGCTGGACCAGACCTTGCAGGCCCAGGAGGTGCTCTCCACCACCAGCAGGCAAATCTCCCAGGAGATGGGCAGTTGCTCCTTCTCCATCCACCAGGTTAACCAGTCTCTGGGGCTCTTCCTGGCCCAGGTGAGAGGCTGGCaggccaccacagctggcctggACCTCTCTCTGAAGGACCTCACCCAGGAGTGCTacgatgtcaaggctgcagtgcaccaGATCAACTTCACCGTGGGGCAGACTTCCGAGTGGATCCACGGGATCCAGCGGAAGACAGACGAGGAGACCCTGACCCTCCAGAAGATTGTCACCGACTGGCAGAACTACACACGGCTCTTCAGCGGCCTGCGCACCACCTCCACCAAGACTGGAGAGGCGGTCAAGAACATCCAGGCCACCCTGGGGGCCTCCTCACAGCGCATCAGCCAGAACTCAGAGAGCATGCACGACCTGGTACTCCAGGTCATGGGCTTGCAGCTGCAGCTGGATAACATCTCGTCCTTCCTGGACGACCACGAAGAGAACATGCATGATCTTCAGTACCACACCCACTATGCCCAGAACCGCACCGTGGAGAGGTTTGAGTCTCTGGAAGGACGCATGGCTTCTCACGAGATTGAAATTGGCACCATCTTCACCAACATCAATGCCACTGACAACCACGTGCACAGCATGCTCAAGTACCTGGATGACGTGCGGCTCTCCTGCACGCTGGGCTTTCACACCCATGCCGAGGAGCTCTACTACCTGAACAAGTCTGTCTCCATCATGCTGGGCACCACAGACCTGCTCCGGGAGCGCTTCAGCCTGCTCAGTGCCCGGCTGGACCTCAACGTCCGGAACCTCTCCATGATCATGGAGGAGATGAAGGCGGTGGACACGCAGCATGGAGAAATCCTTCGCAATGTCACCATCCTACGAG GTCACACTTTGTTTTCACATAATTGGATATGA
- the SCARA3 gene encoding scavenger receptor class A member 3 isoform X1, protein MKVRSAGGDGDALCVTEEDLAGDDEDMPTFPCTQKGRPGPRCSRCQKNLSLHTSVRILYLFLALLLVAVAVLASLVFRKVDSLSEDISLTQSIYDKKLVLMQKNLQGLDPKALNNCSFCHEAGQLGPEIRKLQEELEGIQKLLLAQEVQLDQTLQAQEVLSTTSRQISQEMGSCSFSIHQVNQSLGLFLAQVRGWQATTAGLDLSLKDLTQECYDVKAAVHQINFTVGQTSEWIHGIQRKTDEETLTLQKIVTDWQNYTRLFSGLRTTSTKTGEAVKNIQATLGASSQRISQNSESMHDLVLQVMGLQLQLDNISSFLDDHEENMHDLQYHTHYAQNRTVERFESLEGRMASHEIEIGTIFTNINATDNHVHSMLKYLDDVRLSCTLGFHTHAEELYYLNKSVSIMLGTTDLLRERFSLLSARLDLNVRNLSMIMEEMKAVDTQHGEILRNVTILRGAPGPPGPRGLKGDMGVKGPVGGRGPKGDPGSLGPLGPQGPQGQPGEAGPVGERGPVGPRGFPGLKGSKGSFGTGGPRGQPGPKGDIGPPGPEGPPGSPGPSGPQGKPGIAGKTGSPGQRGAMGPKGEPGIQGPPGLPGPPGPPGSQSFY, encoded by the exons TGAGGTCGGCCGGCGGCGATGGAGATGCCTTGTGCGTTACAGAAGAGGACCTGGCGGGTGACGACGAGGACATGCCGACCTTCCCATGCACCCAGAAGG GCCGGCCAGGGCCCCGCTGCAGCCGCTGCCAGAAGAACCTATCTTTGCACACATCAGTGCGGATTCTTTACCTCTTCCTGGCCCTGCTCCTGGTGGCCGTGGCTGTGTTGGCCTCTCTGG TTTTCAGAAAAGTGGACTCTCTCTCCGAAGACATCTCCTTGACCCAGTCTATTTATGACAAGAAGCTTGTGTTAATGCAGAAAAATCTCCAGGGCCTGG ATCCAAAAGCCCTGAACAACTGCTCTTTCTGCCATGAAGCTGGGCAGCTGGGGCCAGAGATCCGAAAActgcaggaggagctggaggGAATTCAGAAGCTGCTTCTGGCCCAGGAGGTGCAGCTGGACCAGACCTTGCAGGCCCAGGAGGTGCTCTCCACCACCAGCAGGCAAATCTCCCAGGAGATGGGCAGTTGCTCCTTCTCCATCCACCAGGTTAACCAGTCTCTGGGGCTCTTCCTGGCCCAGGTGAGAGGCTGGCaggccaccacagctggcctggACCTCTCTCTGAAGGACCTCACCCAGGAGTGCTacgatgtcaaggctgcagtgcaccaGATCAACTTCACCGTGGGGCAGACTTCCGAGTGGATCCACGGGATCCAGCGGAAGACAGACGAGGAGACCCTGACCCTCCAGAAGATTGTCACCGACTGGCAGAACTACACACGGCTCTTCAGCGGCCTGCGCACCACCTCCACCAAGACTGGAGAGGCGGTCAAGAACATCCAGGCCACCCTGGGGGCCTCCTCACAGCGCATCAGCCAGAACTCAGAGAGCATGCACGACCTGGTACTCCAGGTCATGGGCTTGCAGCTGCAGCTGGATAACATCTCGTCCTTCCTGGACGACCACGAAGAGAACATGCATGATCTTCAGTACCACACCCACTATGCCCAGAACCGCACCGTGGAGAGGTTTGAGTCTCTGGAAGGACGCATGGCTTCTCACGAGATTGAAATTGGCACCATCTTCACCAACATCAATGCCACTGACAACCACGTGCACAGCATGCTCAAGTACCTGGATGACGTGCGGCTCTCCTGCACGCTGGGCTTTCACACCCATGCCGAGGAGCTCTACTACCTGAACAAGTCTGTCTCCATCATGCTGGGCACCACAGACCTGCTCCGGGAGCGCTTCAGCCTGCTCAGTGCCCGGCTGGACCTCAACGTCCGGAACCTCTCCATGATCATGGAGGAGATGAAGGCGGTGGACACGCAGCATGGAGAAATCCTTCGCAATGTCACCATCCTACGAG GTGCCCCCGGCCCTCCAGGACCAAGAGGACTCAAAGGAGATATGGGCGTGAAAGGGCCTGTTGGCGGCAGAGGCCCGAAAGGAGACCCCGGCAGCTTGGGCCCCCTGGGACCCCAGGGTCCTCAGGGGCAACCTGGAGAGGCCGGGCCTGTGGGAGAAAGGGGCCCTGTTGGCCCTCGAGGGTTCCCAGGCCTCAAAGGCTCAAAGGGCAGCTTTGGAACTGGAGGGCCGAGAGGACAGCCAGGCCCAAAAGGGGACATAGGGCCCCCAGGGCCAGAAGGGCCCCCGGGGTCTCCAGGGCCCTCAGGGCCTCAGGGAAAACCGGGAATCGCAGGGAAGACAGGGTCACCAGGCCAGCGGGGGGCCATGGGGCCTAAGGGTGAACCAGGGATCCAGGGTCCCCCTGGTCTCCCGGGGCCTCCAGGTCCACCAGGAAGCCAGAGCTTCTACTGA